A region of the Sphingomonas sp. S2-65 genome:
GCGGCTGGCGCTGCCGACTTATGCCGCTGTCCCGTTCATTCCCGACCGCGATGTCGCGGCCGGCGTGCTGCTCGCCGCCGCGCTGCTGCACTATGGGTTGAACGCGGTCGGCGCGTGCAGCTGGAACAGCTGGATGCGCGACCTGCTCCCGCCCGAGCGGCTGGGCCATTTCTTCGCGCGGCGCGGCGTGTACGGAACCTTGGTCAGCACGGTCGCGACGGTTGGCGCGGCCGTGGCGCTCGAATGGGCCGATGGCTCGCACGCGCTGGGCGACCGCATCTACTCGGCCCTCTATTTGGTCGGATTCGTCTTCGGGCTGATCAGCACTGCCTTCCTGGCAATGGTGCCCGAACCGCAGATGCCGCGCGGTGGCCCCACCGCATCGCTATACAAGCTGCTGCTCCAGCCGCTCAAGGACCGCAACTTCCGCAACATGCTGCGCTATCTCGCCAGCTGGCAGTTCGCGGTGAACCTCGCGACGCCGTTCTTTACGGTCTATTTCGTCCGCGAACTCGGCTTTTCGATGAGCTTCGTGCTGATCCTCACTGTCGTCAGCCAGTTGGCGAGCGTCAGCGTGGTGCGTGGCTGGGGCCAGCTCAGCGACCGCTTCGCCAACAAGTCGGTGCTGTCGGTCGCGACCCCGCTGTTCCTGCTGTGCATCGCCGGCATGGCCTTCGCCAGCGAGTTCGAGAGCACCACTGCGCGCTCCGCTTATCTGGTCGTGCTGCACATCGTCATGGGCGCCGCCGGGGCGGGGGTCGGCCTTGCTTCGGGCAACATCGTCATGAAGCTGAGCCCGGAGGGGATCGCCACCAGCTACATGGCGGCCAATGCGCTGATCAGTGCCGTCGCAGCCGGCTCGGCGCCGATCGTCGGCGGCTGGGCGGCGGACTTCTTCGCCAAGCGCCAGCTACGCCTCAACCTGGAATGGGTGAGCCCCAGCGGCACCAATGCGCTGTTCGGGCTGGTGTTCACGCACTGGGAGTTCTTCTTCCTCCTTTCCGCGCTGTTGGGCCTCTACACGCTCCACCGTCTCACCGCGATCCAGGAGCCTGGGGCCGTCGAGGGGCGCGAAGTGGTCGGCCATGTCTGGACCTCGGCACGCCGCACCCTGCGCAACGCCTCGTCGGTGGCCGGGCTGCGCATCGGCGTCGCCTTCCCCGGCGGCGACCTCATCCGCGCGCGTCAGGGCAAGCGGGTGTCGATCTTCGCGCTGCTGGAAAGCACCAAGCGCCGGCTCGGCTTCGGCGCCACCGCGATGGCCACTGCGCTAGACGCCAGCTTCCGCGAGCCCGAAGCGGACGACAGCTTCGATGCCTTGCTCAGGCAGCTCGACAAGATCGATTGAGGGTCAGCCAGTTCCCCGCCCTTCGCCGGGAACAGCGGGCGGCCTATTCCGCCGCGATCGCCGGGCCGAAATCCAGCTCGGCTTGCGCTACCCGCCCGAAGCTGCGGCGATGGTGGGGCGTCGGCCCCAGGACGCGCAACGCTTCCTGGTGGACCTTGGCCGAATAGCCCTTGTTCGACTTCCAGCCATAGCCCGGGTGCAGCGCGTCGAGTTCTTCCATGATGCCGTCGCGGCGATGCTTGGCGACGATCGATGCCGCGGCGATCGACAGGCACAGCGCGTCGCCGCTCACCACCGCCTGGCTCTGATGGTCCCAGTCGGGGCAGCGATTGCCGTCGACCAGCACGAAGGCAGGGCGGAAGCCGAGCGCGTCCACTGCGCGGTGCATCGCCAGCATCGTCGCCCAGAAGATGTTGATCGTGTCGATCTCTTCGACGCTGGCCATGCCCACGCCCACCTTGGCGCAGGCGAGCAGCTGCGCGCACAGGTCGGCGCGCTTGGCCGCGGTCAGCACCTTGGAATCGTCGATTCCCTCGGGGATGCATTTGGGGTCGAGCACGACAGCGGCGGCGACCACCGGCCCGGCCAGCGGACCGCGCCCGGCCTCATCGACGCCGGCAACAAGCCCCTTGTGCAAGCGCTTGTATCTACGTTCGAACTTCAGGTCAGGCCCGGCACGCTTAAGCATCGTCCAGCCGCCATGGCGGAAAGCGCCGCATCTCGCCAGCCTGATAGAGACGAATGGCATTGCCGGCGGGATCGGTCAGCCGCGCCTCGCGCCAGCCCCATTTCTCGTCGCGCGGCTCCTGGTCGAACTTGACGCCCTGCTGCTGGAGATAGGCGACGGTCACGTCCAGGTCGCCGCACTCGAGATAGACCACCGGCGCGGTATAGACCGGGTCGGTCGCCACCGAGAACGTCGCGCCGCCCTCGGTCTCGAACCGGGCATAGCGTGGGCTGGCGCGCACCACCTGGCGCATGCCGAGGAGACGATAGAAGCGCTCGCTGGCGGCCAGGTCGGTGGCAGGCACGGTCACCTGGTTCAGCATCGGCTCGAAAAAGCTCATATTGCTGTCGAGGCGCACCGCCTGCTGTCCCATCGGGCCATGCCCGCGACCAAGCCCCGGGGCTTCGCGCATCGCGATCCGCACGAACCGGCGCGCGCGCGTCACTGCCTCGGGCAGATCCCATTCCTGCGCCAATCCACAGGCGATCGCCGAAGACAGCGTGCAGCCGGTGCCATGCGTCGCATCGGTCTCGATCCGCGGTTCGGTCCAGGCGATCTCGGGCGGATCCTCGGGATCGACCGAATACAGCCGATCAGTCACGTCGGCCCCGGCGCGGTGACCGCCCTTGACCAACACCGCGCAGCCATGCGCGCGCACCAGTTCCAGCGGATCGCGGCCCAGCGCCTCCAGCTCGGGCAAGTTGGGGGTGACCACCGTGGCGCGGTCCATCAGCCGCTCGAACGCCACGATCGTCGCTTCGTCGGCCAGCCGCGCGCCGGTCGAGGCGACCATCACCGGATCGAACACCACCGGCACGCCGGGCAGCTCGGCCAGCTTCTCGGCGACTGCCAGCGCAGTCCGCGCCGATCCGATCATGCCGATCTTCACGGCATCGACGCCGATGTCGCGCACCACCGAATCGATCTGTGCCAGCACCATGTCGGTAGGCACCGCGTGCACGGCCTGTACCCCCACCGTGTTCTGCGCCGTCAAGGCGGTGATCGCGGTCATGGCATGGCCGCCCAGCATGGTGATGGTCTTGATGTCGGCCTGGATCCCGGCGCCGCCGCCTGAATCCGATCCCGCGATGATCAGCACGCGTGGCGTCATGGTATCAGCCCTGGAACCGGCGCTGGGTGGAAGCGGGATGACGCTCGAGCGCGTCGTCGACGCGCGCCGGGCGGTCGAGCAGCTCGCCGCCGCAATTCGGGCAGCGCTCGTCCAGCCGGTCGGCGCATTCCGCGCAGAAGGTGCATTCGAACGAGCAGATGAACGCGCCCGCCTCGTCCGGCGGCAGGTCGACGCCGCAGCGTTCGCAATCGGGGCGCATTTCGAGCATCAGGCCGCGGCCTCGCGCACGGCGTTGCAGATGCGGTCGACCACCGTCTCCACCTGGCCCTGGTCGTCGCCCTCCGCCATCACTCGGATCACCGGTTCGGTGCCCGAGGCGCGGATCACCAGCCGGCCATTGCCGTTCAGCTCGGCTTCGGCAGCGGCGATCACGTCCTTCACCCGCGGATCGTCGAGCGGCTTGCCGCCCTGGAATCGCACATTCTTCAAAAGCTGCGGCAGCGGGTCGAACCGGTGCAGCACTTCGCTGGCCGGCGCCCCGGCGCGGACGATTTCGGCCAGCACCTGCAACGCCGCGACCAGACCGTCACCGGTGGTGGCATAGTCGGACAGGATGATGTGCCCCGACTGCTCGCCGCCGACATTATAGCCCGAACTCCGCATCTTCTCGAGCACGTAGCGGTCGCCGACGCTGGTGCGGATCAGCCCCAGCCCCTGCGCCGACAAATGCCGCTCCAGCCCGAGGTTGGACATCACCGTCGCGACCAGCCCGCCGCCGGCCAGGCGGCCTTGGCGCGCCCAGCCGCCGGCGATCAGCGCCATCAGCTGGTCGCCGTCGACCACCTTGCCGGTCTCGTCGACTACGATCAGCCGGTCGGCGTCGCCGTCCAGCGCGATGCCGATATGCGCGCCCGATGCGACCACCGTCTCGCACAGCGTCTGCGGCGACGTGGAGCCGACACCGTCATTGATGTTCTTGCCGTTGGGGGTGACGCCGATCGCGATGATCTCGGCGCCGAGTTCCCACAATGCCGAGGGCGCGACCTGATAGGCCGCGCCATTGGCGCAATCGATGACGATCTTGAGGCCGTCGAGCCGCAGATCCGCGGGAAAGGTCGACTTGGCGAAATGGATATAGCGCCCGCCGGCATCGTCCACCCGCCGCGCGCGGCCGATCTCGCTCGACGGCGCGAGTTGTACATCGCCATCGATCAGCGCCTCGATCGCCAGCTCGTCGGCGTCCGACAGCTTGAAGCCGTCGGGGCCGAACAGCTTGATGCCATTGTCGGCATAGGGATTATGGCTGGCCGAGATCATCACGCCCATGTCGGCGCGCATCGCCTGGGTGAGCATCGCCACCGCCGGGGTCGGCATCGGCCCCACCAGCACCACGTCCATGCCGACGCTAGTGAAGCCGGCGACCATGGCGTTTTCGAGCATATAGCCCGACAGCCGCGTGTCCTTGCCGATCACCACGCGGTGACGGTGGTCGCCGCGCAGGAAGTGGCAACCCGCAGCCATGCCGACCTTCATCGCCATCGCCGCGGTCATGTTCGATGCGTTGGTGGCGCCGCGGATCCCGTCGGTGCCGAAATATTTTCTTGCCATATCGTGCGTTCTCACGCCCTTGTCGCGTTATGTGCCCGCCGTGATAGCGGCGAAAACCTCAAAGGGCGAGCATGTCGCAACCGACGCGTATTCTTCTTTCCTTGCTGGTCGGTTTGGCGATCGGCGCGATGCTCGCGGCCTATTCGCCGCAAACCGGCCTCACCGTCGCCGGCTGGGCGCAGCCGGTCGGGCAGGCATGGCTCAACGGGCTGCAGATGACTATCGTCCCGCTCGTCGTTGCGCTGCTGGTCACCGGCGTCACCGCGACGGCAGAGGCCGCGCGGGCGGGCCGGCTGGCGGGACGCGCGATCGCGCTCTACGTCCTCCTGCTGTTCCTGTCGGCGGCCATCGCCGGGCTGCTGACGCCGTTGTTCCTCCAGATCGCGCCGCTGCCCCAGGAATCTGCGGCCAGCCTGCGCGCTGCGCTGACCAACGCCGAGAAGATCGGCCCGGTGCCCCCGCTCGGCGAGTTTCTGGCCGCGATCATCCCGGCCAACATCGTCAAGGCGGCGGCGGAGAACGCGTTCATCTCGCTGATCATCTTTTCGCTGGTCTTCGCCTTCGCCATCACGCGGGTCGGCCAGGAGGCCCGCACGCTGCTGACGAACTTCTTCGTCGCCATCCGCGACGTGATGCTGGTGGTGATCGACTGGGTATTGTGGATCGGTCCGGTCGGGGTATTCGCGCTGGCGTTAGTCGTCGGCGCGAAGGCGGGCACCGGCGCGTTCGGCGCGTTGCTCCATTATATCCTGATCGTCGCCAGCGTCGGCCTGGTCATCGCGGTCCTCGCCTATCCCGTGGCGGTGATCGGCGGCAGGGTGGGCCTGGGCCGCTACATCCGCGCCGCGATGCCCAGCCAGGCAGTGGCGATCAGCACCCAATCGTCGCTCGCGACGCTGCCGGTGATGATCGAGGGCGCCGCCGCGGTCGGCGTTCCCGTAGCCGTGTCCGGCGTCACCTTGCCGCTGGCAGTGGCGATCTTCCGCGCGACCGGCCCGGCGATGAACTTCGCAGTGGCGATCTATGTCGCCAAATGGTTCGGCGTACCGCTGCATCCCGCCACCCTGATGGTCGGCGCAGTGGTCGCGGCGCTTACTTCGCTGGGGTCGGTCAGCCTGCCCGGCACGGTCAGCTATGTCAGCGCCATTTCCCCGGTCGCGGCGACGATCGGCGCGCCGATCACGCCGCTCGGGTTGCTGGTCGCGGTCGAGACGCTGCCCGACATCATGCGCACCGTCGGCAACGTCACCTGGGACCTGGCGGCGACCGTCTGGCTGTCGCGTGGCGCCGGTGACGTCCCGCGCGACCATGCGGACGCGGTACTCGCGCAGGAGTCCTAGGGGTCAAGCACTTCCCCGGCAAAGGCCGGGCCCAGCTGCCACCCGTTGGAGGCGCAAAGCCACCTCACAAACCGCATCCATACTGGGCCCCGGCCTTCGCCGGGGAATAACACGCTTTCTACGCGCCGCGTCGAGCCAGGCCGCTATTTCAGCAGCACCAGCTCCTCGGCCATCGTCGGGTGCAGCGCCACCGTCTGGTCGAACGCGTCCTTGGTCAACCCCGCCTTCACCGCCACCGCAGCGGCCTGCAGGATTTCGGGCGCATCGGGACCGATCATGTGGAGCCCCACCACGCGCCCGGTCGTGCCTTCGCACACCATCTTGTACAGCGCGCGCTCGTTGCGGTCGGCGAGCACGTTCTTCATCGCCCGGAAATCGGACTGGTAGACCGCGATCGAGCCCAGCTTGTTCTTGGCCTCGCTCTCGGTCATGCCGACGCCGGCCATGGGCGGGTGGCTGAACACTGCATTCGGGATGCAGCTGTAATCGACCTTGTGCGGCTTGTTGCCGAAGATCGTGTCGGCGAACGCCTGGCCCTCGCGGATCGCCACCGGCGTCAGCTGCACGCGGTTGGTGACGTCGCCCACTGCGAAGATGCTCTCCACCGAGCTGCGATTCTCGTCGTCGACCTTGACCGCGCCCATGTCGTCGATCTCGACTCCGACTTCCTCCAGCCCCAGGCCCGCGGTGTTGGGCTTGCGGCCGGTGGCGAACAGCACGCAATCGACTTCGATTGGTTCGAACTTGCTCAGCTCGACGCGCAACGCGCCGCCTTCGATCTGTTCGATCTTGCGGAACTCGGAATGGAACCGGAAATCGATGCCCTTGGTGATCGAGATCTGCAGCAACCGGTCGCGGATCGAATGGTCGTAGCCGCGCAGGATCACGTCGGTGCGGTTCACCAGCGTGACGTGACTGCCCAACTCGTTGAAGATGCCGGCGAATTCGTTGGCGATATAGCCGCCGCCGGCGATGAGGACGCGCTTGGGCAGCTTGTCGAGATGGAAGACCTCGTTCGAGGTGATCCCCAGCTCGCTGCCGGGGAATTCCGGCACCAGCGGATGCGCGCCGGTGGCGATCAGGATGTGCTTGGCCGAGACTTTGCGCCCGCTCGCCAGCGTCACTTCGTTCGGCCCGCTGACCGTCGCGCGCTCGTTGAAGACCTCGACCTGGTTGTTGTGCAGCGTCTGGGTATACAGCCCGTTCAGCCGGTCGACATCGGCCAGCACGTTGTCGCGCAGCGTCGCCCAGTCGAAGCGGCAGTCGGGCACGTCCCAGCCGAAGCGGCGCGCGTCCTTCAGATCCTCGGCGAAGTGCGCGCCGAAGATCAGCAGCTTCTTGGGCACGCAGCCGCGGATGACGCAGGTGCCGCCGACCCGGTACTCCTCCGCAACCGCCACCCGGGCGCCATATGCCGCCGATACGCGCGAGGCACGAACGCCGCCGGATCCTGCGCCGATGACGAATAGGTCATAGTCATAGTCGGCCATGGCGATCCTTGAATCCTGCTTCGCGTGAGCACGGGATATGGGTGGAAGTGACGGGAAATGCGAGCCGGGCTCAGCGCTTGCGGACGAACTCCGCGCGCAGCACCAGGCCCTTGATGCCGTCATACTTGCAGTCAATTTCCTGCGGATCGCCGGTCAGCCGGATCGACTTGATCAGCGTGCCCCGCTTCAGCGTCTGGCCCGCACCCTTGACGGTCAGGTCCTTGATCAGCGTGACCTGATCGCCGTCCTGCAGAAGGTTGCCGACCGAATCGCGCACCTCGACCGCGTCCCCGGTGTCCACCGCTGCAGCCGCCTGGCCGGCGGGGACCCATTCCCCGCTCGCCTCGTCATAGACATAGTCCTCGTCGCTCATGCGCCGAATGCCCGGCGCATCAGATCGGTGGTCGACGCGTCGAAGGTGCCGCCCTGGTCGGCGGCCCTGGCCATTTCCTTCCCCAGCTCCACGCCGAACTGGTCGAACGCGTTGATGCCCAGCAGCACCGCGTTCACGAAGGTGCGCTGTTCGTAGAAGGCGAGCAGCGCACCCAGCGTGCGCGGATCGAGGTCGTCGATCAGCAGCGTCGAGGACGGGCGGTTGCCGGGATAGGCGCGCGCCTTGTCCTCGGCGTCGCGTCCGGCCATCAGCGCGGCGCCTTGCGCGAACATGTTGAGCAGCAGCTGGCGGTGATGATCCTCGGCAAGCACGTCGCCCGCTTCGATCACGCCGACGAACTCCACCGGTACCAGCCGCGTGCCCTGGTGGAGCAGCTGGAACACCGCATGCTGCGCGTCGGTGCCGACGCCGCCCCAGGTGATCGGCGCGGTCGGCCAATCCACTGGCTGGCCTTCGGCGGTCACGCGCTTGCCGTTCGACTCCATCTCCAGCTGCTGGAGGTAGGAGGGCAGCAGCCGCAGCCGCTCGTCATAGGCAAAGATCGCGCGGGTCTCGCAGCCCAGCGCCTGCGTGTAATAGAGGTCGGCGAACGCGGCGAGGGCAGGGGCATTCTGCGCCAGCGGCGTCAGGCGGAAGTGGCGATCCATCTCGGCGGCGCCTTCCAGCATTTCTTCGAACGCGGTCCATCCCAGCGCCAGCGCGGCCGGGAAGCCGATCGACGACCATAGCGAATAGCGCCCGCCGACTGACTCGGAGAAAGGCAGCACGCGGGTCTCGTCGACGCCCCACTCGATTGCCTTTTCCGGCGCGGCGGTCAGCGCGATCACCTTGCCATAGGGATCCTCGACGCCGCCCTGGGCCAGCCAGGCCAGGGCGCTCTCGGCGTTCAAAATCGTTTCGGTAGTGGTGAAGGTCTTCGACGCGACCGCGACGATGGTCGCGGCAGGATCGAAATTCTTGACCGCTTCTTCCAGCGCCACGCCGTCGACGTTCGACACGATCGCCACGTCATAGCGGTCGGACTCACGTCCCAGCGCGTCAACGAGAAGCTCAGGCCCCAGTGCCGAGCCGCCGATGCCGATGTGCAGGATGTGCCGCACCGGGCCGAGCGCCTCGGCTTCGATCGCGTCGATCAGCGCGCGCATGCGGGCGTGAAAGCCCTTTGCCAGCGAGACGCTCTCAGGTGATCCTTCGCCGCGCTGCGCGGTGTGCTCGACCGCGCGGCCTTCGGTCACGTTGATCGCCTCACCCGCGAACAGCGCGTCGCGCTTGGCCGACAGCCCCATTTGTTCGGCGAGCGCCGCGAAAGCCTGAACCGCCTCGGGCGTGAGATGCGTCTTCGACCAGTCGAAATGAATGCCCGCCACATCTGCCGACAGCGTGGCGACGCGGTTGGCATCGCCCTCGAACAACTGCGCCAGCGTGCGGCGCTCGAGGTTCCGGATGGGCGACCAGTCGGGCAATGCCATGTTCATCTCCTGTAGGGCAGCATCTGCCGCACGCCCCTACGCGCCCGAAACGGTCGCGGCCACCCGTATTCATCGGCTTGACGCCACCCTTCAGCCCAAGCAGAGCAGCCTCATGGAAAACGCGCCTCCTGCCGAGCCCAACGACCAGCCCGCACGCGCGGCCTCGACTCCGGCGAAGCCCAAGTCGGAATGGAAGGATCTCGCTTCCTTCCTGGTGAAGCTGGCGCTGATCGTGTTCGTGGTGCGCAGCTTCATCTTTTCGCCCTTTTCGATCCCCAGCGAATCGATGCTGCCGCGGCTGCTGATCGGCGACTATCTGTTCATCACCAAGTGGAACTACGGTTATTCCAAGCACTCGCTGCCGTGGAGCCTTCCGCTGATCCCGGGCCGGGTGTTCCCCGGCACGCCCGCCCGCGGCGACGTGGTGGTGTTCAAGGCGCCCCCGGGCAACGACACGGACTGGATCAAGCGCGTCATCGGCTTGCCGGGCGATACCGTGCAGATGGTCGACGGCCAGCTGATCTTGAACGGGAAGCCGGTCCCCAAGCAGCATGTCGCCAATTTCGTGCTGCCGATCACGCCCAATTTTCAGCGCTGCCAGCCGCAGTTCGAGCAGATCGATGCGCAGGGCAACGCCGTCTGCGCGATCCCGCGTTTCCGCGAGACGCTGCCGAACGGCAAGCAATATGACGTGCTCGACCAGGGCATGCTGCCCAAGGACAATACCGGCGTCTACACCGTGCCCGCCGGCCACGTCTTCATGATGGGCGACAACCGCGACAATTCGATGGACAGCCGCTTCAGCCATGAAGAGGGCGGCATCGAATTCGTGCCGCTCCAGAACATCGAGGGTAAGGCGATCGTCAACTTCTGGTCGACCGATGGCAGCGCCAGTTGGCTGCTCCCGTGGACCTGGTTCACCGCCGCGCGCTGGAACCGGATCGGAGAAGGCTTCTGAGTACGCCGACGCTGGCGGACTGGCTTGCCAAGACGTTCGGCCGCAAGCCCGCTGCTCTGAGCAGCTATGAGCGGGCACTGACTCATGGCAGCCAGGCCGCCGACAATTACGAGCGGCTGGAGTTTCTGGGCGACCGGGTACTGGGGCTGTGCATCGCCGAATGGCTGTTCGAGCGCTTTCCCCAGGAGCCTGAAGGCGCATTGTCCCGCCGCCTCAACGCGCTGGTGACCGGTCCCGTTTGTGCCGAAGTCGCGCGCGAAATGGGTGTGGTGCCGCATCTCCGCCTGGGCAAGCAGGCGCGCGATGACGGCGCCGCCGACAGCGACAATGTGCTGGGTGACGTGATGGAGGCGCTGATCGGTGCCTTCTACCTGGAACAGGGCCTGGAGGCCGCGCGAGACTTCATACGCAAGGCATGGAGCGATCGCGTCGACATCCATGCCAAGGCGCCGAAGCACCCCAAATCGGCACTTCAGGAATGGGCTGCGGCGCAGAACCGGCGCGCGCCCGAATATGAGGTCGTGGACCGCTCCGGCCCGAACCACAGCCCACGCTTCACCGTGAAGGTTGCTATCGGCAAGTTCGCCGAGGCGACGGGGGAAGGCACCTCCAAGCAGGAAGCCGAAACCGAAGCGGCGGAAGCGCTGTTGAAGCAGTTGGAAAAGTGACACGTTCCTCCCGGCAGCGGGAGGGAACGCTAGGAATGCATGTATGAACATTGAAACCCAACGCTGCGGCTTGGTCGCGATCGTCGGCGCGCCGAATGCCGGCAAGTCCACGCTGGTGAATGCTCTGGTGGGGCAGAAGGTCGCGATCGTCTCGCCCAAGGCGCAGACCACGCGTACCCGGCTGATGGGCCTGGCGATCCAAGATGAGACCCAGCTGCTGCTGGTCGACACTCCCGGCATCTTCACGCCAGAGCGGCGGCTCGACCGAGCGATGGTCGCCGCTGCCTGGGATGGCGCCAAGGATGCCGATGTGATTGCACTGGTGGTGGACGGCAAGGCCGGCGTCGGCAGCAAGGTCCAGGCGATCATCGAGAGCCTGGCCGCGCGTCCCGAGCCCAAGATCCTGATCCTCAACAAGGTCGATGTCGCCGACAAGCCGCGCCTGCTCGGCCACGCCGCCAAGCTTAACGAGGCATTCGCGTTCGAGGAGACCTTCTTCGTCTCGGCGCAAACCGGCGACGGCGTCGAGGAGATGAAGGCAGCGCTCGCCGCGCGCATGCCCCAGGCGCCCTGGCACTTTCCCGAGGATCAGGTCTCCGATGCCACCGACCGCATGCTCGCCGCCGAAGTCACCCGCGAGCAGCTCTATCTCCAGCTTCACGCCGAGCTTCCCTATGCCTCGGCAGTCGAGACCGAGAAGTACAGTGAGCGCGAGGACGGCTCGGTCGAGATCCACCAGCAGATACTCGTCGAGCGCGACACCCAGCGCGCGATCGTGCTCGGCAAGGGCGGCACGCGCATCAAGGAAATCGGCGCCCGCGCCCGCGCCGAGCTGTCGCGGGTCATGGGAGTTCCGGTGCACCTCTACCTGCACGTCAAGGTGAAGCCGGGCTGGGAGAATGACCGCTCGCTCTACCGCGAGATCGGGCTCGACTGGGTCGAATAGCCGCTCAGCTGCTCAGCACGCCTTCGACCCAGGCCGGCACCAGCGTGCCGGCTGTGCCCATCCGGCTCTCGTCGAACCAGATGCTACCCTCCGAGGGATCAAGATTAAGCTCAAGCGTCTGCGCGCCGTGATGCTTGGCGGTCCGCACGAACCCCGCGGCCGGGTAGACCGCGCCTGAGGTTCCGATCGACACGAACAGGTCAGCCTGTGCCAACGCCGCTTCGATCGCGTCCATATGGTACGGCATCTCGCCGAAGAACACGATGTCGGGCCGCAGTGCCGCCATCTGGCAGGCGGGGCAGGGGGTGCCGGGAGGAAGCGGCGCCTGCCACGGCACCCGCGTCCCGCACGAAGCGCACAGCGCTGAAGTAAGCTCGCCATGCATGTGGATCATGCGCGTCGATCCGGCGCGCTCGTGCAGATCGTCGACATTCTGCGTGACCAGCAGCAGCCCGCCCGGCCACTCGGCATCCAGCCGCGCCAGCGCCTCGTGCGCGGCGTTGGGCTGAACCGTGCCGAGCTTCGCGCGCCGGTCATCATAGAAGCGGTGCACCAGCTCGGGCTGCCGCCACAGCGCCTCGGGCGTGCAGACATCCTCGACCCGATGCCCTTCCCACAGCCCGCCCGGACCGCGAAAGGTAGCCACGCCGCTCTCGGCTGACACGCCGGCGCCGGTGAGGATCACGATGTTCTGAATGTCGCCCATGGCTGCAAAGGTAGTGGGTCGCTGGGCCGGTCGCCACGCCGCTGCCGCAATCGCCCCGCAGCTTCCCCGCTGAACCGCTGGGGACGCCGGGTCATGCTGATTGTCGCGTTGCTGCTTTCGTCCGCCGTGCAGGACCGACCCAGGGCATTTCCGGGCGGGGACGAGACGATCCCGCCGGTCCTGCCCAAACGCAGCTGCCAGCCGGTAGCGGGTGAGGACGTGGTGGTCTGCGGCAAGGCCGATCCCGACCGTTTGCGCGTCCGCACCATCGAGGCCGATCCCTACCGCGAAAAGCCGCTGCGGGCCGAATTCGACCTTCGCGGGGTTGGCAAGGCCGATGTGCAGGCGGTGCAGCGGACCTTTCCCGGCGCTAGCGTTCCCGGTGTGATGTTCTCGCTCAAGATGCCGTTCGGCAAGAAGAAGGACCAGGACGAATAACCCTGTCGCTTGGCCGTTCGCTGGTGCAAAAGCGCGGCCATGACTAGCATCGGTATCTTTGGCAGCATGGGACGGATGGGACAGGCGATTGCGGAGGTCGCGC
Encoded here:
- a CDS encoding MFS transporter, with the protein product MLAPQSSITPEERERAARHLLIDAAAATAIGALNSGVVLLALAIHIGATNSEIGLLAAIPLLTQILQAPTVKLVERLRRRRLISVTCVFFARLALPTYAAVPFIPDRDVAAGVLLAAALLHYGLNAVGACSWNSWMRDLLPPERLGHFFARRGVYGTLVSTVATVGAAVALEWADGSHALGDRIYSALYLVGFVFGLISTAFLAMVPEPQMPRGGPTASLYKLLLQPLKDRNFRNMLRYLASWQFAVNLATPFFTVYFVRELGFSMSFVLILTVVSQLASVSVVRGWGQLSDRFANKSVLSVATPLFLLCIAGMAFASEFESTTARSAYLVVLHIVMGAAGAGVGLASGNIVMKLSPEGIATSYMAANALISAVAAGSAPIVGGWAADFFAKRQLRLNLEWVSPSGTNALFGLVFTHWEFFFLLSALLGLYTLHRLTAIQEPGAVEGREVVGHVWTSARRTLRNASSVAGLRIGVAFPGGDLIRARQGKRVSIFALLESTKRRLGFGATAMATALDASFREPEADDSFDALLRQLDKID
- a CDS encoding ribonuclease HII, which gives rise to MLKRAGPDLKFERRYKRLHKGLVAGVDEAGRGPLAGPVVAAAVVLDPKCIPEGIDDSKVLTAAKRADLCAQLLACAKVGVGMASVEEIDTINIFWATMLAMHRAVDALGFRPAFVLVDGNRCPDWDHQSQAVVSGDALCLSIAAASIVAKHRRDGIMEELDALHPGYGWKSNKGYSAKVHQEALRVLGPTPHHRRSFGRVAQAELDFGPAIAAE
- the thiD gene encoding bifunctional hydroxymethylpyrimidine kinase/phosphomethylpyrimidine kinase, giving the protein MTPRVLIIAGSDSGGGAGIQADIKTITMLGGHAMTAITALTAQNTVGVQAVHAVPTDMVLAQIDSVVRDIGVDAVKIGMIGSARTALAVAEKLAELPGVPVVFDPVMVASTGARLADEATIVAFERLMDRATVVTPNLPELEALGRDPLELVRAHGCAVLVKGGHRAGADVTDRLYSVDPEDPPEIAWTEPRIETDATHGTGCTLSSAIACGLAQEWDLPEAVTRARRFVRIAMREAPGLGRGHGPMGQQAVRLDSNMSFFEPMLNQVTVPATDLAASERFYRLLGMRQVVRASPRYARFETEGGATFSVATDPVYTAPVVYLECGDLDVTVAYLQQQGVKFDQEPRDEKWGWREARLTDPAGNAIRLYQAGEMRRFPPWRLDDA
- a CDS encoding DUF1272 domain-containing protein, whose amino-acid sequence is MLEMRPDCERCGVDLPPDEAGAFICSFECTFCAECADRLDERCPNCGGELLDRPARVDDALERHPASTQRRFQG
- the glmM gene encoding phosphoglucosamine mutase; this translates as MARKYFGTDGIRGATNASNMTAAMAMKVGMAAGCHFLRGDHRHRVVIGKDTRLSGYMLENAMVAGFTSVGMDVVLVGPMPTPAVAMLTQAMRADMGVMISASHNPYADNGIKLFGPDGFKLSDADELAIEALIDGDVQLAPSSEIGRARRVDDAGGRYIHFAKSTFPADLRLDGLKIVIDCANGAAYQVAPSALWELGAEIIAIGVTPNGKNINDGVGSTSPQTLCETVVASGAHIGIALDGDADRLIVVDETGKVVDGDQLMALIAGGWARQGRLAGGGLVATVMSNLGLERHLSAQGLGLIRTSVGDRYVLEKMRSSGYNVGGEQSGHIILSDYATTGDGLVAALQVLAEIVRAGAPASEVLHRFDPLPQLLKNVRFQGGKPLDDPRVKDVIAAAEAELNGNGRLVIRASGTEPVIRVMAEGDDQGQVETVVDRICNAVREAAA
- a CDS encoding dicarboxylate/amino acid:cation symporter, with the protein product MSQPTRILLSLLVGLAIGAMLAAYSPQTGLTVAGWAQPVGQAWLNGLQMTIVPLVVALLVTGVTATAEAARAGRLAGRAIALYVLLLFLSAAIAGLLTPLFLQIAPLPQESAASLRAALTNAEKIGPVPPLGEFLAAIIPANIVKAAAENAFISLIIFSLVFAFAITRVGQEARTLLTNFFVAIRDVMLVVIDWVLWIGPVGVFALALVVGAKAGTGAFGALLHYILIVASVGLVIAVLAYPVAVIGGRVGLGRYIRAAMPSQAVAISTQSSLATLPVMIEGAAAVGVPVAVSGVTLPLAVAIFRATGPAMNFAVAIYVAKWFGVPLHPATLMVGAVVAALTSLGSVSLPGTVSYVSAISPVAATIGAPITPLGLLVAVETLPDIMRTVGNVTWDLAATVWLSRGAGDVPRDHADAVLAQES